The following are from one region of the Cervus canadensis isolate Bull #8, Minnesota chromosome 23, ASM1932006v1, whole genome shotgun sequence genome:
- the LOC122425583 gene encoding 60S ribosomal protein L17-like, whose product MVCYSLDPENPTKSCKSRGSNLRVHFKNTRETAQAIKGMHTRKATKYLKEVTLKKQCVPFHHYNGGVGRCAQAKQWGWTQGRWSKKSAEFLLYMLKNAESNAELKGLDEDSLVIEHIQVNKAPKMRCRTYRAHGRINPYMSSPCHIEMILTEKEQIVPKPEEEVAQKKKLSQKKLKKQKLMARE is encoded by the coding sequence ATGGTGTGCTATTCACtcgacccagaaaaccccacaaaatcatgcaaatcaagaggttcaaatcttcgtgttcactttaagaacactcGTGAAACTGCCCAGGCCATAAAGGGTATGCATACCCGAAAAGCCACCAAGTATCTGAAAGAGgtcactttaaagaagcaatgtgtGCCATTCCATCATTACAATGGTGGAGTTGGTAGGTGTGCACAggccaaacagtggggctggacGCAGGGTCGGTGGTccaaaaagagtgctgaatttttactatacatgctcaaaaatgcagagagtaatgcTGAACTTAAGGGCTTAGATGAAGATTCTCTGGTCATTGAGCACATCCAAGTGAACAAAGCCCCCAAGATGCGGTGCAGGACTTACAGAGCTCACGGTCGGATCAACCCCtacatgagctctccctgccacattgagatgatccttaccgaaaaagaacagattgttcctaaaccagaggaggaggttgcacagaagaaaaagctatcccagaagaaactgaagaaacaaaaacttatggcccGGGAATAA